The Nocardioides campestrisoli genome includes a window with the following:
- a CDS encoding CoA transferase subunit A, whose protein sequence is MSEVKVRGLEEAVAEHVEDGMTVALEGFGHLIPFAAGHEIIRQGRRDLTLCRMTPDIIADQLIAAGCVRKLVASFFASGSAGSLHELRRRIERADPEPLEVEEYSHYGMYGRYQAAAAGLPFFPLKSYAGSDLPALNPRIRKVADPYGGPDVHVVPALSPDVTVVHAQRADRLGNVQVWGIVGALQEVAYAAKKVIVTVEEIVDDEVVRSDPNRTLIPAHAVDAVVHCPGGAHPSYVQGYYDRDNAFYREWTPISRDPQLLRSWLQEWVHDLPDRAAYLDRLGEERWQGNSVGERLSGQVDYGRRS, encoded by the coding sequence GTGAGCGAGGTGAAGGTCCGCGGGCTCGAGGAGGCCGTCGCCGAGCACGTCGAGGACGGGATGACCGTGGCCCTGGAGGGCTTCGGTCACCTCATCCCCTTCGCGGCGGGGCACGAGATCATCCGGCAGGGTCGGCGCGACCTGACCCTGTGCCGGATGACCCCGGACATCATCGCCGACCAGCTGATCGCGGCGGGGTGCGTGCGCAAGCTCGTCGCGTCGTTCTTCGCCAGTGGCTCGGCGGGCTCGCTGCACGAGCTGCGCCGACGGATCGAGCGGGCCGACCCGGAGCCGCTCGAGGTGGAGGAGTACAGCCACTACGGCATGTACGGCCGCTACCAGGCGGCTGCGGCGGGGCTGCCGTTCTTCCCCCTGAAGTCCTACGCGGGCAGCGACCTGCCGGCGCTGAACCCGCGGATCCGCAAGGTCGCCGACCCGTACGGCGGGCCCGACGTGCACGTCGTCCCGGCGCTGTCGCCGGACGTCACGGTGGTCCACGCCCAGCGTGCGGACCGCCTCGGCAACGTGCAGGTCTGGGGGATCGTCGGCGCCCTGCAGGAGGTCGCCTACGCGGCGAAGAAGGTGATCGTGACGGTGGAGGAGATCGTGGACGACGAGGTCGTCCGCTCCGACCCCAACCGCACGCTGATCCCCGCGCACGCGGTCGACGCGGTGGTGCACTGCCCCGGTGGCGCCCACCCGTCGTACGTGCAGGGCTACTACGACCGGGACAACGCCTTCTACCGGGAGTGGACCCCGATCAGCCGGGACCCGCAGCTGCTGCGGTCCTGGCTCCAGGAGTGGGTCCACGACCTGCCCGACCGGGCGGCCTACCTCGACCGGCTGGGCGAGGAGCGCTGGCAGGGCAACAGCGTCGGCGAGCGTCTCTCCGGCCAGGTCGACTACGGACGGAGGTCCTGA
- a CDS encoding TRAP transporter permease, with amino-acid sequence MSQTDVLVDAEEEHGSVLRCRGIWRWVVIGLTLAGVAITISQVFYWNPFGSGMLRNTFLYFVLACFLPIVFLAFPMRPAQHDRVPWYDALIAAVALAVPAWFGLNAENIINEGWDYGGPTTALVASFVLWAVVLEALRRTAGLVVTLIAGAFSVYPLFASQMPLDFLTGIQFDLEGTARMHAMGVDSILGLPLQTAAGILVGFLLFGVVLQSVGGGAFFHDLAQSMLGTRRGGSAKVAVVSSASMGMMSGSAVSNVLTTGPLTIPAMKRSGFSGEYAAGVEATASSGGSITPPIMGTAAFLMVSFVGVPYSEIALAAAIPALLYYIGIFTQVDAYSARRGLRGLKRSELPRFFTTLLHGWPYVTALAALTFLLVVYRREAQAPFIIAAALLVYTMLRPTDRLGPRGVADVVFKAGRTIGEILGIIAGVGLIIGGLSMTGVSLSLARELVSAVGGSVVLILIAGAVTSFVLGMGMTVSAVYVLLAIVMAPALVTLGIDPIAAHLFVIYWATVSYITPPVALASFAAAGIAGTKPMKTSLTAMRLGMVKYVIPFCFAANPALVAQGTASEIAVTLVFAIVGVFVMACAFEGYAIGLERHLHPVTRIIGVPAGALILAPEVTSSLIGLAVVVVLAVVTKVLPPRDGTPRKEADAPDAEPNPADAVTAS; translated from the coding sequence ATGAGCCAGACCGACGTCCTCGTCGACGCCGAGGAGGAGCACGGCTCCGTCCTGAGGTGTCGTGGGATCTGGCGCTGGGTGGTGATCGGGCTGACGCTTGCCGGCGTCGCGATCACCATCAGCCAGGTCTTCTACTGGAACCCGTTCGGCAGCGGCATGCTGCGCAACACGTTCCTCTACTTCGTGCTTGCCTGCTTCCTGCCGATCGTCTTCCTGGCCTTCCCGATGCGCCCGGCGCAGCATGACCGGGTGCCGTGGTACGACGCCCTGATCGCCGCGGTGGCGCTGGCCGTCCCGGCCTGGTTCGGCCTCAACGCCGAGAACATCATCAACGAGGGCTGGGACTACGGCGGTCCGACCACGGCGCTCGTGGCCTCCTTCGTGCTGTGGGCGGTGGTGCTCGAGGCGCTGCGCCGCACGGCCGGGCTGGTGGTCACGCTGATCGCGGGGGCCTTCTCCGTCTACCCGCTGTTCGCCTCGCAGATGCCGCTGGACTTCCTCACCGGCATCCAGTTCGACCTCGAGGGCACCGCCCGGATGCACGCCATGGGCGTGGACTCCATCCTCGGCCTCCCGCTGCAGACCGCGGCCGGGATCCTGGTCGGGTTCCTGCTCTTCGGCGTGGTGCTCCAGTCCGTCGGTGGCGGCGCGTTCTTCCACGACCTCGCCCAGTCGATGCTCGGCACTCGCCGCGGCGGCTCGGCCAAGGTCGCGGTGGTCAGCTCGGCCAGCATGGGCATGATGAGCGGCAGCGCCGTCTCCAACGTGCTCACCACCGGCCCCCTGACCATCCCCGCGATGAAGCGCAGCGGGTTCTCCGGCGAGTACGCCGCCGGCGTCGAGGCGACCGCCTCGTCGGGTGGCTCCATCACCCCGCCGATCATGGGTACCGCGGCGTTCCTGATGGTCTCGTTCGTCGGCGTGCCCTACAGCGAGATCGCGCTGGCCGCGGCCATCCCCGCGCTGCTCTACTACATCGGCATCTTCACCCAGGTCGACGCCTACTCGGCGCGGCGCGGGCTGCGGGGGCTCAAGCGCTCCGAGCTGCCGCGGTTCTTCACCACCCTGCTGCACGGCTGGCCCTACGTCACGGCCCTCGCCGCCCTGACCTTCCTGCTGGTCGTCTACCGCCGCGAGGCGCAGGCGCCGTTCATCATCGCCGCGGCCCTGCTCGTCTACACGATGCTGCGGCCCACGGACCGGCTCGGTCCTCGCGGCGTCGCGGACGTGGTCTTCAAGGCCGGCCGCACGATCGGCGAGATCCTCGGCATCATCGCCGGCGTCGGGCTGATCATCGGTGGCCTGTCGATGACCGGTGTCTCGCTCTCCCTGGCCCGCGAGCTGGTGAGCGCGGTCGGCGGCAGCGTGGTGCTGATCCTGATCGCCGGCGCGGTCACCTCGTTCGTCCTGGGCATGGGCATGACGGTCTCGGCGGTCTACGTGCTGCTGGCGATCGTGATGGCTCCCGCGCTGGTCACGCTGGGCATCGACCCGATCGCGGCGCACCTGTTCGTCATCTACTGGGCGACCGTCTCCTACATCACCCCACCAGTGGCGCTGGCCTCGTTCGCGGCCGCCGGCATCGCCGGCACGAAGCCGATGAAGACGAGCCTGACCGCGATGCGGCTGGGCATGGTCAAGTACGTCATCCCCTTCTGCTTCGCGGCCAACCCGGCGCTGGTGGCCCAGGGGACGGCGAGCGAGATCGCGGTGACGCTGGTCTTCGCGATCGTGGGCGTGTTCGTGATGGCCTGTGCGTTCGAGGGCTACGCCATCGGCCTGGAGCGGCACCTGCACCCGGTGACCCGGATCATCGGCGTGCCGGCCGGTGCGCTGATCCTGGCGCCCGAGGTGACCAGCAGCCTGATCGGTCTGGCCGTCGTGGTGGTGCTCGCCGTGGTCACCAAGGTGCTGCCGCCCCGGGACGGGACGCCCCGCAAGGAGGCGGATGCCCCGGACGCGGAGCCCAACCCGGCCGACGCGGTGACCGCCTCGTGA
- a CDS encoding TAXI family TRAP transporter solute-binding subunit, which yields MRKPVIRAGLATVAALALSACGGAEVTEGMPDQIVWSTYGTGTSTYADVAAVADAITSNEGTSVRVITSDTAVGRLTPLREEQATMARTGDEYIFGFEGDYDFATKDWGPQDLRVIWAPVAPHGLMVKDNSGIETFEDLKGKKFPRITANPSVNNKLEAFLAYGGLTWDDVNVVEIGYSDQPGALQNGKLDVLFQQVYGSSLYELESAFPVRWLSMDDTSEEKVAAVEEIAPSTEIGEFTGAPGLEDGESAMGMLYTVPVVTYADADEETVRAIVAAIDDNYDAYKDSTATTAAWNLDQVQAGPREVPFHPGLISYLEENDAWSEEAAAQQEKLLARADELDEQWKAFLEAEGGDDNMHDAWVAWKNENMES from the coding sequence ATGAGGAAGCCTGTTATCCGGGCCGGTCTGGCCACGGTCGCCGCGCTCGCGCTCTCCGCGTGCGGCGGCGCGGAGGTGACCGAGGGGATGCCCGACCAGATCGTCTGGAGCACCTACGGCACGGGCACCTCGACGTACGCCGACGTGGCGGCGGTCGCGGATGCGATCACCTCCAACGAGGGCACCAGCGTCCGGGTCATCACCTCCGACACCGCGGTCGGCCGCCTCACCCCGCTCCGCGAGGAGCAGGCGACGATGGCGCGCACCGGTGACGAGTACATCTTCGGCTTCGAGGGCGACTACGACTTCGCGACCAAGGACTGGGGTCCGCAGGACCTGCGCGTGATCTGGGCGCCGGTCGCCCCGCACGGGCTGATGGTCAAGGACAACTCGGGCATCGAGACCTTCGAGGACCTCAAGGGCAAGAAGTTCCCGCGGATCACCGCCAACCCCTCGGTCAACAACAAGCTCGAGGCGTTCCTCGCCTACGGCGGCCTGACCTGGGACGACGTCAACGTCGTCGAGATCGGCTACAGCGACCAGCCGGGCGCGCTGCAGAACGGCAAGCTCGACGTGCTGTTCCAGCAGGTCTACGGCTCCTCGCTCTACGAGCTCGAGTCCGCCTTCCCCGTCCGCTGGCTGAGCATGGACGACACCTCGGAGGAGAAGGTCGCCGCCGTCGAGGAGATCGCGCCCTCGACCGAGATCGGCGAGTTCACCGGGGCCCCCGGTCTCGAGGACGGGGAGAGCGCGATGGGCATGCTCTACACCGTCCCCGTGGTGACCTACGCGGACGCCGACGAGGAGACCGTGCGCGCCATCGTCGCGGCGATCGACGACAACTACGACGCCTACAAGGACTCCACCGCCACCACCGCGGCCTGGAACCTGGACCAGGTGCAGGCGGGCCCGCGCGAGGTCCCGTTCCACCCCGGCCTCATCTCCTACCTGGAGGAGAACGACGCGTGGTCCGAGGAGGCCGCCGCGCAGCAGGAGAAGCTGCTGGCGCGCGCCGACGAGCTCGACGAGCAGTGGAAGGCGTTCCTCGAGGCCGAGGGCGGCGACGACAACATGCACGACGCCTGGGTGGCCTGGAAGAACGAGAACATGGAGTCCTGA
- a CDS encoding acyl-CoA thioesterase: MKTASTAVTLAELLDLLDLSEEDGHAVGHPQPHPEDRVFGGLLLAQAVVAAGRSVPEHHRPFTLQADFVAGVPTDEPLRWRVDRVSEAPSLTTRRTTLVAPDGTERFTAVSRWGAIREDLADHRPAVPRPAPGPDELPDLVDRFGDDERIPRWWRAERPVHFRHTEAPPYVDQAPAQDHQSAWVRATGPLPSDPVVHAALIAYVTDMSILEGAFRALGSRRHAPGSRILSLTHTLTWHAHPDLSQWHQFDSDVQAVAHGRTLGQGQIYDQAGRHVVTAGQVGLVRLA, translated from the coding sequence GTGAAGACCGCCAGCACCGCCGTCACCCTCGCCGAGCTGCTCGACCTGCTCGACCTCTCCGAGGAGGACGGCCACGCCGTGGGCCACCCCCAGCCACACCCCGAGGACCGCGTCTTCGGCGGACTGCTCCTGGCCCAGGCGGTCGTCGCCGCCGGCCGGTCGGTGCCCGAGCACCACCGCCCGTTCACCCTGCAGGCCGACTTCGTCGCCGGGGTCCCGACCGACGAGCCGCTGCGCTGGCGGGTCGACCGGGTCTCCGAGGCCCCGAGCCTGACCACCCGGCGCACCACCCTGGTCGCTCCCGACGGGACGGAGCGGTTCACCGCCGTCTCGCGCTGGGGCGCGATCCGCGAGGACCTGGCCGACCACCGCCCGGCCGTCCCCCGGCCGGCCCCCGGCCCGGACGAGCTCCCGGACCTCGTGGACCGGTTCGGCGACGACGAGCGGATCCCCCGCTGGTGGCGCGCCGAGCGGCCGGTGCACTTCCGCCACACCGAGGCCCCGCCGTACGTCGACCAGGCCCCCGCCCAGGACCACCAGTCCGCCTGGGTACGCGCCACCGGACCACTGCCGAGCGACCCCGTGGTGCACGCCGCGCTGATCGCGTACGTCACCGACATGAGCATCCTCGAGGGCGCCTTCCGGGCGCTCGGGTCGCGACGGCACGCGCCGGGGAGCCGGATCCTCAGCCTGACCCACACCTTGACCTGGCACGCCCACCCCGACCTGAGCCAGTGGCACCAGTTCGACAGCGACGTCCAGGCCGTGGCGCACGGGCGCACCCTGGGGCAGGGCCAGATCTACGACCAGGCCGGCCGGCACGTGGTCACCGCCGGCCAGGTGGGCCTGGTCCGCCTGGCCTGA
- a CDS encoding LysR substrate-binding domain-containing protein — protein MEFHHLRAFLAVAEELHFGRAAERMHMAQPPLSRMIKQLEKDLGAQLFDRTTRSVRLTTAGEALLEPAVQVLEAAKVARSAVRAAGLGETGRVRVGFAGPSSHMLISHLARLVRERHPGIELSMQSVTYAYEGLRAVMDGEMDLAFVRFAVQPAGIVSRAVAKEHYVLAVPAWHPLAQRDEVSLADCRDEPFVALPADPGSSVRDAFVHSCHEAGFAPDIVQVAPDSWTAVALVAAGVGLTFTVDTAVSNMLAEGIVSVPLVEGREPVYGRLAWRAADDNPALQAVLRASQEALPTPAGAPDAPRAG, from the coding sequence ATGGAGTTTCACCACCTGCGCGCGTTCCTGGCGGTCGCCGAAGAGCTGCACTTCGGTCGCGCGGCGGAGCGGATGCACATGGCCCAGCCCCCGCTCAGCCGGATGATCAAGCAGCTGGAGAAGGACCTCGGCGCCCAGCTCTTCGACCGGACCACCCGCAGCGTGCGGCTGACCACGGCGGGCGAGGCGCTGCTGGAGCCCGCCGTCCAGGTGCTCGAGGCCGCGAAGGTCGCGCGCTCGGCGGTGCGAGCGGCCGGGCTCGGCGAGACCGGTCGGGTGCGGGTGGGCTTCGCCGGCCCGTCCTCGCACATGCTGATCAGCCACCTCGCCCGCCTGGTCCGCGAGCGCCACCCCGGCATCGAGCTCAGCATGCAGTCGGTCACCTATGCCTACGAGGGCCTGCGGGCGGTGATGGACGGCGAGATGGACCTGGCCTTCGTGCGCTTCGCGGTCCAGCCCGCCGGGATCGTCTCCCGGGCGGTGGCGAAGGAGCACTACGTCCTGGCCGTGCCCGCCTGGCACCCGCTCGCCCAGCGGGACGAGGTGAGCCTGGCCGACTGCCGCGACGAGCCGTTCGTCGCGCTTCCGGCCGACCCCGGGTCGAGCGTGCGCGACGCGTTCGTGCACTCCTGCCACGAGGCGGGCTTCGCGCCGGACATCGTCCAGGTCGCGCCGGACTCCTGGACCGCGGTCGCCCTGGTGGCGGCCGGGGTCGGGCTCACCTTCACCGTGGACACCGCGGTCTCCAACATGCTCGCCGAGGGGATCGTCAGCGTCCCGCTGGTCGAGGGGCGCGAGCCCGTCTACGGCCGGCTCGCGTGGCGCGCGGCCGACGACAACCCGGCGCTGCAGGCGGTGCTCCGTGCCTCCCAGGAGGCGCTGCCCACTCCGGCCGGCGCCCCGGACGCTCCTCGGGCGGGCTGA
- a CDS encoding CaiB/BaiF CoA transferase family protein produces the protein MAHTADSMLPLAGTTVVALEQAVAAPLATRHLADLGARVIKIERVGEGDFARNYDHAVQGLASHFVWLNRGKESVALDLKDPAGLAAAKRLIAGADVFVQNSAPGAVARLGLDGDQLRAENPGLVVVNISGYGTDGPRRDRKAYDMLIQAEAGLISVTGTPETATKTGVPSADIAAGLYTAQSVLAALLRRARTGEGAVVDVSMFDATAEWLGHPMYMQMYAGRQIPRMGLSHASIAPYDAFPTSDGQILIGVQNDRGWVALTSVLERPDLADHPDLATNVARVRNRAECDRLVGELTAQWTTAELDARLAAAGVPAAQLNDMQGLIDHPQLSARDRWREIDSPVGPLRALLPPTTFRDVELPMGAVPDLGEHTAAVLAELGLAPEEIERLRESGAAQVAEPAPAAG, from the coding sequence ATGGCTCACACCGCTGACTCGATGCTTCCCCTGGCGGGCACCACCGTCGTCGCCCTGGAGCAGGCCGTGGCGGCCCCGCTCGCCACCCGCCACCTCGCCGACCTCGGCGCCCGCGTGATCAAGATCGAGCGCGTCGGCGAGGGCGACTTCGCCCGGAACTACGACCACGCCGTGCAGGGGCTCGCCTCGCACTTCGTCTGGCTCAACCGGGGCAAGGAGTCTGTCGCGCTCGACCTCAAGGACCCCGCCGGCCTGGCGGCCGCCAAGCGGCTGATTGCCGGCGCCGACGTCTTCGTGCAGAACTCCGCGCCTGGTGCCGTCGCCCGGCTCGGCCTCGACGGCGACCAGCTGCGCGCGGAGAACCCTGGTCTGGTCGTGGTCAACATCTCCGGCTACGGCACCGACGGCCCCCGACGCGACCGGAAGGCCTACGACATGCTGATCCAGGCCGAGGCCGGGCTGATCTCGGTCACCGGCACCCCGGAGACCGCCACCAAGACCGGTGTGCCGAGCGCCGACATCGCCGCCGGCCTCTACACCGCCCAGTCCGTGCTCGCGGCGCTGCTGCGCCGGGCCCGCACCGGCGAGGGGGCGGTGGTCGACGTCTCCATGTTCGACGCCACCGCGGAGTGGCTCGGGCACCCGATGTACATGCAGATGTACGCCGGTCGCCAGATCCCGCGGATGGGCCTGAGCCACGCCTCGATCGCGCCGTACGACGCCTTCCCCACCAGCGACGGCCAGATCCTGATCGGCGTGCAGAACGACCGCGGCTGGGTGGCGCTGACCAGCGTGCTGGAGCGTCCCGACCTGGCCGACCACCCCGACCTGGCCACGAACGTCGCCCGGGTGCGCAACCGGGCCGAGTGCGACCGCCTGGTCGGCGAGCTCACCGCGCAGTGGACCACCGCCGAGCTCGACGCCCGCCTCGCGGCCGCCGGCGTGCCGGCCGCCCAGCTCAACGACATGCAGGGCCTGATCGACCACCCGCAGCTCTCCGCGCGCGACCGCTGGCGCGAGATCGACAGCCCCGTCGGCCCGCTGCGCGCGCTGCTCCCGCCCACCACCTTCCGCGACGTCGAGCTGCCGATGGGCGCCGTCCCGGACCTCGGCGAGCACACCGCCGCGGTCCTCGCCGAGCTCGGCCTGGCGCCGGAGGAGATCGAGCGCCTCCGCGAGTCCGGGGCCGCCCAGGTCGCCGAGCCCGCTCCGGCCGCCGGCTGA
- a CDS encoding acyl-CoA dehydrogenase family protein — protein METEEFAAVLDAVRTFVRREVVPAEEEIEETDRIPDRIREQAAAMGLFGYAIPEEYGGLGFTMSEEVRLAIEVGWTSPSFRSMFGTNNGIAGQVLVNFGTEEQKKRFLPALASGEMVASFALTEPEAGSDPSGIRTRAVRTDDGYVINGQKRFITNAPDADLFMVFARTDEATSGTKGISVFAVDARTEGIEIGPKDAKMGQRGATTSELFFTDVAVPAENLVGGVEGEGFAAAMRSLAKGRLHIAALSVGMARRLIKESVDYAAVNRQGGVPIAEFQLVQALLAESEAEAYAGYAMVLEAAKSYDDGSDQRLAPSSCKLFCTEMVGRVADRAVQVHGGMGYMRSVPVERFYRDARLFRLYEGTSEVQKLIIAKQLLRGAGR, from the coding sequence ATGGAGACCGAAGAGTTCGCCGCAGTCCTCGACGCCGTCCGCACGTTCGTCCGGCGCGAGGTGGTCCCGGCCGAGGAGGAGATCGAGGAGACCGACCGGATCCCGGACCGGATCCGCGAGCAGGCGGCTGCGATGGGCCTCTTCGGCTACGCCATCCCCGAGGAGTACGGCGGCCTCGGCTTCACCATGTCCGAGGAGGTGCGCCTGGCCATCGAGGTCGGCTGGACCAGCCCCTCGTTCCGCTCGATGTTCGGCACCAACAACGGCATCGCCGGGCAGGTGCTGGTCAACTTCGGCACCGAGGAGCAGAAGAAGCGCTTCCTGCCGGCCCTGGCGTCGGGCGAGATGGTGGCCTCCTTCGCGCTGACCGAGCCCGAGGCCGGCTCCGACCCGAGCGGGATCCGGACCCGGGCGGTGCGCACCGACGACGGCTACGTGATCAACGGCCAGAAGCGGTTCATCACCAACGCCCCGGACGCCGACCTGTTCATGGTCTTCGCCCGCACCGACGAGGCGACGTCCGGCACCAAGGGCATCTCCGTCTTCGCCGTCGACGCCCGCACCGAGGGCATCGAGATCGGGCCCAAGGACGCCAAGATGGGTCAGCGCGGAGCCACCACCTCCGAGCTGTTCTTCACCGACGTCGCCGTCCCGGCCGAGAACCTCGTCGGCGGGGTCGAGGGCGAGGGCTTCGCCGCCGCCATGCGCTCGCTGGCCAAGGGGCGGCTGCACATCGCCGCCCTCTCGGTGGGCATGGCCCGGCGCCTGATCAAGGAGAGCGTCGACTACGCCGCGGTCAACCGCCAGGGCGGCGTGCCGATCGCCGAGTTCCAGCTCGTCCAGGCCCTGCTGGCCGAGTCCGAGGCCGAGGCGTACGCCGGCTACGCGATGGTGCTGGAGGCCGCGAAGTCCTACGACGACGGCAGCGACCAGCGGCTCGCTCCCTCCAGCTGCAAGCTCTTCTGCACCGAGATGGTGGGCCGGGTCGCCGACCGCGCGGTCCAGGTGCACGGCGGCATGGGCTACATGCGCTCGGTCCCGGTGGAGCGGTTCTACCGCGACGCCCGCCTCTTCCGCCTCTACGAGGGCACCAGCGAGGTGCAGAAGCTGATCATCGCCAAGCAGCTGCTGCGCGGGGCCGGCCGATGA
- a CDS encoding enoyl-CoA hydratase/isomerase family protein, translated as MTGLRVEDRGAVRVLTLDRPERRNALDLPDRRVLLAALREASADPALRALVLTGAGTIFSAGGDISSMSPDPEVALERLELVNGIARELVHTTLPVVSAVEGGAFGLGLSLTCAGDLVVAGESSRFSASFARIGLVADTGLSWTLPRRIGPGRARAMLLTARTVGADEAERIGLVDELVPDGQTLDRALELADQLAAFSAPATAITKRLAADSGGSLDELLAAETHHQIGLLGGPDFAEGRDAFFARRPAAFSQPRPDRV; from the coding sequence ATGACCGGCCTGCGGGTCGAGGACCGCGGCGCGGTCCGGGTGCTGACCCTGGACCGGCCCGAGCGACGCAACGCGCTCGACCTGCCCGACCGGCGGGTGCTGCTCGCCGCGCTGCGTGAGGCCTCGGCCGACCCCGCTCTGCGGGCGCTGGTCCTCACCGGAGCCGGGACGATCTTCTCGGCCGGCGGCGACATCAGCTCGATGTCCCCGGACCCCGAGGTGGCCCTCGAGCGGCTCGAGCTGGTCAACGGGATCGCCCGCGAGCTGGTCCACACCACTCTGCCGGTGGTCAGCGCGGTCGAGGGCGGGGCGTTCGGCCTCGGGCTCTCGCTGACCTGCGCCGGAGACCTGGTCGTCGCCGGAGAGTCGTCGCGGTTCTCCGCCTCGTTCGCCCGGATCGGCCTGGTCGCCGACACCGGCCTCTCCTGGACCCTCCCCCGCCGGATCGGCCCCGGCCGGGCCCGGGCCATGCTGCTCACCGCGCGCACCGTCGGCGCGGACGAGGCCGAGCGGATCGGCCTGGTGGACGAGCTCGTGCCGGACGGCCAGACCCTGGACCGGGCCCTGGAGCTGGCCGACCAGCTCGCCGCGTTCTCCGCGCCCGCGACCGCCATCACCAAGCGGCTCGCGGCCGACAGCGGCGGCAGCCTCGACGAGCTGCTCGCCGCCGAGACCCACCACCAGATCGGCCTGCTCGGCGGGCCCGACTTCGCCGAGGGGCGCGACGCGTTCTTCGCGCGGCGTCCCGCCGCCTTCTCCCAGCCCCGCCCCGACCGGGTCTGA
- a CDS encoding O-acetyl-ADP-ribose deacetylase translates to MGGHRARVTVVRGDLTTQQVDAVVNAANRRMRGGGGVDGAIHAAGGPAVLADCVARFPQGLATGDAGWTTAGELPARWVIHVVGPNHRAGERDRGLLVSCYRRALEVADELGARTVAFPLVSAGVYGWPLADAAQAAVETLASTPTQVEEARVVTFGDATDAAVRAALAGLPGT, encoded by the coding sequence GTGGGCGGGCACCGGGCCCGGGTCACCGTGGTGCGGGGTGACCTCACCACCCAGCAGGTGGACGCGGTCGTCAACGCCGCCAACCGGCGGATGCGCGGGGGAGGCGGGGTGGACGGCGCGATCCACGCGGCCGGCGGGCCGGCGGTGCTGGCCGACTGCGTCGCCCGGTTCCCCCAGGGGCTGGCCACCGGGGACGCCGGCTGGACCACCGCCGGCGAGCTGCCGGCCCGGTGGGTGATCCACGTCGTCGGGCCCAACCACCGCGCAGGCGAGCGGGACCGGGGGCTGCTGGTCTCCTGCTACCGGCGGGCCCTGGAGGTGGCCGACGAGCTCGGCGCCCGGACGGTCGCCTTCCCGCTGGTCAGCGCCGGGGTCTACGGGTGGCCGCTGGCAGACGCGGCGCAGGCGGCGGTGGAGACGCTGGCCTCGACGCCCACGCAGGTGGAGGAGGCGCGGGTGGTCACCTTCGGCGACGCCACCGACGCCGCGGTCCGGGCAGCCCTGGCGGGGCTGCCCGGAACCTGA
- a CDS encoding DNA topoisomerase IB, whose protein sequence is MPRLRRTSPDQPGWTRRRAGRGFVYLDEHGERLDEEDAQRVRDLVIPPAWRDVWVTPYPHGHLQAVGTDDAGRRQYLYHPQWRAKRDAAKFDRVLEFGKAMSKAREVVLTDLGTEGMTRGRACAVAVRLLDLGYFRIGNDVYADQNGSFGLTTLERRHVTRRGDRLIFCFIGKSGVEHCIEIDDPAVVEAIEVMRRRRNRDEPRLLTWKDGRQWRTLDAAAVNEYIRDTTGVEATAKDFRTWHATVIAAGHLAQTEEPGKTRASRRRALAACFREVSEFLGNTPTLARSSYVDPRVVEAYEEGRTVRLESRSWKTPDERQAAMERAVLDLLVDE, encoded by the coding sequence ATGCCCCGACTGCGCCGCACGTCCCCGGACCAGCCGGGCTGGACGCGGCGGCGCGCCGGGAGGGGCTTCGTCTACCTCGACGAGCACGGGGAGCGGCTCGACGAGGAGGACGCCCAGCGGGTGCGCGACCTGGTCATCCCGCCGGCCTGGCGCGACGTGTGGGTCACGCCGTACCCGCACGGCCACCTGCAGGCGGTCGGTACCGACGACGCGGGCCGCCGCCAGTACCTCTACCACCCGCAGTGGCGCGCCAAGCGCGACGCCGCCAAGTTCGACCGGGTGCTGGAGTTCGGCAAGGCGATGTCGAAGGCGCGCGAGGTCGTCCTGACCGACCTCGGCACCGAGGGGATGACCCGGGGCCGCGCCTGCGCCGTCGCGGTCCGGCTCCTCGACCTGGGCTACTTCCGGATCGGCAACGACGTGTACGCCGACCAGAACGGCAGCTTCGGGCTCACCACCCTCGAGCGCCGGCACGTGACCCGCCGCGGGGACCGGCTGATCTTCTGCTTCATCGGCAAGTCCGGGGTGGAGCACTGCATCGAGATCGACGACCCCGCCGTGGTGGAGGCGATCGAGGTGATGCGCCGGCGCCGCAACCGCGACGAGCCCCGGCTGCTGACCTGGAAGGACGGGCGGCAGTGGCGCACGCTCGACGCCGCCGCCGTCAACGAGTACATCCGCGACACCACCGGCGTGGAGGCCACCGCCAAGGACTTCCGCACCTGGCACGCCACCGTGATCGCCGCCGGCCACCTGGCCCAGACCGAGGAGCCCGGCAAGACCCGCGCCAGCCGGCGCCGGGCCCTGGCGGCCTGCTTCCGCGAGGTCTCGGAGTTCCTCGGCAACACCCCCACCCTGGCCCGCAGCTCCTACGTCGACCCGCGGGTGGTGGAGGCCTACGAGGAGGGGCGGACCGTCCGGCTCGAGAGCCGCTCCTGGAAGACCCCGGACGAGCGGCAGGCGGCGATGGAGCGGGCCGTCCTCGACCTGCTGGTGGACGAGTGA